Proteins encoded by one window of Flavobacterium sp. N502540:
- a CDS encoding sensor histidine kinase has product MSGSPVYEKEIVAIILYTSCFFMVVAFFLVAFFYFSRKKIIQKEVEKRDLEIQYRKEQLHAVIVTQEEERKRIAQDLHDDISSKLNIVSLNSHLLTSPNLTEAETNEITDTIISLTAKALENSRKIAHNLLPPVFEKFGLNAGVRELCDEFESCKAVKVHYHNGIDFDSNHIDRHLHIFRILQELMNNSLRHGKATEIWIDFKVENEIQTCYYKDNGIGFDSENAENQKGLGMKNMDSRISFLKGTIEIHSEIGKGISVVFTF; this is encoded by the coding sequence GGCATTCTTTTTAGTGGCCTTCTTTTATTTTTCAAGAAAGAAAATTATTCAGAAGGAAGTAGAGAAAAGAGATTTGGAGATTCAATATCGAAAGGAACAATTGCATGCGGTTATTGTTACTCAGGAAGAAGAGCGAAAAAGAATCGCTCAGGATTTGCATGATGACATCAGTTCTAAGCTTAATATAGTTTCATTAAATTCACATTTACTAACCTCCCCCAATTTAACAGAGGCGGAGACAAATGAAATTACGGATACAATTATTAGTCTAACGGCAAAAGCATTAGAGAATTCCCGAAAAATTGCCCATAATTTATTGCCCCCGGTTTTTGAAAAGTTTGGTCTGAATGCCGGAGTCCGGGAACTTTGTGATGAATTTGAAAGTTGTAAGGCAGTAAAAGTGCATTATCATAATGGAATTGATTTTGACTCGAATCATATTGACCGACATTTGCATATTTTTAGAATCCTGCAGGAATTAATGAACAATTCTTTACGCCATGGAAAAGCGACCGAAATTTGGATTGATTTTAAAGTAGAAAATGAGATTCAGACTTGTTATTATAAAGATAACGGAATTGGTTTTGACAGCGAAAATGCCGAAAATCAGAAAGGATTGGGTATGAAAAATATGGATAGCCGTATTTCGTTTTTGAAAGGAACAATCGAAATTCATTCGGAAATTGGTAAAGGTATTAGCGTAGTTTTTACTTTTTAG